A region from the Linepithema humile isolate Giens D197 chromosome 1, Lhum_UNIL_v1.0, whole genome shotgun sequence genome encodes:
- the LOC105669704 gene encoding putative nuclease HARBI1, which translates to MDVLDEIEHVADVREVNAIRNRDPRVFRNKIDAFKIYNDREFRQRYRLTKECARYVISLVEERLSPLSGRRNVVTPTLQILIALRYYAKGCYQIELGDLHGVSQPTVSRIVASVSRVLADLLPQFIKFPPRIETLQQEFYNVACFPMAVGCIDCTHVPIKCPNQE; encoded by the exons atggATGTGTTAGACGAGATCGAACATGTGGCTGACGTTCGAGAAGTAAATGCAATACGTAATCGTGATCCGCGAgtgtttcgaaataaaatagacgcttttaaaatttataatgatcGCGAGTTTCGACAACGATATAGATTAACGAAAGAATGTGCGCGTTACGTGATTTCCTTGGTAGAAGAAAGGTTATCACCCCTTTCTGGTAGGAGAAATGTTGTTACACCAACTCTCCAAATCCTCATCGCTCTGCGATATTACGCTAAGGGTTGTTATCAAATTGAATTGg GAGATTTGCATGGTGTATCGCAGCCAACAGTGTCTAGGATCGTCGCTTCCGTATCGCGAGTTTTGGCAGATTTACTGccacaatttataaaatttccacCGCGAATAGAAACACTTCAGCAGGAATTTTATAACGTAGCTTGTTTTCCTATGGCTGTGGGCTGTATTGATTGTACTCATGTACCAATAAAATGCCCCAACCAGGAATAA